The Maridesulfovibrio sp. genomic sequence AATCCATATGAGCGGAAAAGGCTATAGGCGCACCTTCGCCGGTAGCGGGGATATGCACAATTAAATTTCCCGTATCACCGTTACTGAGTTCACCAGCCTTATCTTCATGTACAACATAACCTTTTTTTTCCATCTTTTCACGCAGACAAACAGCCACTTTTTTTTCCTGCAGGGAAGGACTGTCAATACGTACAAGTTCGAAAAAAAGGTCAAGAATTCGCTCTTTATTAATCATAATATCTCCAAAATATTATTCAAATTTCGTTTTGGAATAATTAGCATCGAAACAAAGCATTGAACAGTGGTAATTTTTAAAACAAATTTAGGTCATAATATTTTATTGTTCTTATCTTTGTGCAATCAAGTTGAACATAAAGAATCCCGGCAACCTTACAGACTGCCGGGATTCTTTATGTTCAATGAAATTTAATCGTTAAGCGTTACATGCTTTATTCCGTTCCGCTTCGGTCAATTCAATCATATCACGTAAAATCTTCAAGGTTTCTTCAGCCTCTTTAGGGTCCAGTTTGCGTAGCGCAAATCCGGCATGAACAATCAGATAATCACCGATCTCAACTTCGTCCGGCAAAAGCATAAGTGACGCATCAAGATAAGTTTCGCCCTCACCCACTTTACATTTGGCGACTTGATTTTCAATGGACTTAATCTGAACAGGAATAGCTAAACACATGAAAAACACCCCTTATCGGCTGTTAAGCCGTCTTTTCATAACTGCCGCCGGCTGCGGAAACTTCCTCAAGCACCTTTTCCATCATGAAAGGAAGCCGCTCCAGCGTTACATCAGAAACCTCATCATGCATGGTTTCGTAATCCTTCGGTTCAACACCGATAACCACGCACTCAGGACGGCGGTCACACAACTCACACAGGACCATAGTGTCGAGCAGGTCGGTCTGATGCATTGAATCCTTGAAAGCCAGACTCCTACGCAAATCTTCTCCTGTCAAGCGGTAAACAGAACCCGGCTCGTCATTACCCAACACAGCATCCACTACAATCAGGAAGTCGCAATCCATCATAGGGCCCATCAACTTGGTGCCAAGAGTCCCGCCATCCATGATTTCAACATTGTCGGAAAATGAATACTGGCTCATCAGTTCATTCACCACTTTCACGCCGATGCCTTCATCGGTAAAAAGAATGTTTCCCACACCAAGAACTAAAATTTTTTTATCCATTTTGCCTTCTCCAGACCCCATCCATTCAAAACCTTTTAATAAGTTCTCTACGGGCTTTGATGAAAATTTTATGCAGTCCATTTCTATTCCATACCTATAAATCTCTGTAGCTTAATTTGGAATGGAAACACAACTAAAAAATCAAATATTTCAGATAGAAATTAAAAAACGGGAGCCTGCAAAACAGGCTCCCGTAATACTTTCATAAAGCTTAAACCAACTAGAGAATCTTGAATTTGTGAACTTCGTTGGTTGCAGCATCGATGACGTGTACGCCACAGGCGATACAGGGGTCATAGGAGTGAACAGTACGCAGAATTTCAACAGGACGCTTGGCGTCTGCGATGGGAGTACCCATGAGGGCTTCCTCAACTGCGGACATTTTGTTCTGGTTACAGCGGGGACCGAGGTTCCAGGTTGAAGGAACAACCAGCTGGAAGTTTTCGATCTTTCCGCCTTTGATCTTGATCCAGTGAGACAGACCACCGCGAGGTGCGCCAACAAAGCCGACGCCTTCAGCTTCATCAGGCATTTCCCATTCAACCGCAAGATCAGTATTGCCTGAAGCAACGTTGTCTTCAAGGTTGTTAACCCACTCAACCATCTTGGTACCTGCAACAACAGTCTCAATACCACGAGCAGCAGTTCTGCCGAGAGTGGAGAACAGTGCTTCGGGTCCGACTCCGAGGGTGGAGAGAACATGGTTGACAACGGGGACAACAGCCTTGTTGCCGCGAGCGTAGGAAACCAGCATCTGTGCCAACGGACCGACTTCCATGGATTCTCCTTTGTAGCGGGGAGCTTTCATCCAGGAGTAACGGTCGCGGTCTTCATAGTTGGTATACTTGGGTTCGGTTTCACCGTCATAAGGATGCAGTGAAGAATCACCGTTATACCAGCTGTGGCTGATGTCTTCCTTAATGGAATCAGGGTTGAAATCCATGACATTACTGAGGTCACGGTTCATAATTACACCCTGCTCAAGGAAGCGGCTGTTGATGTCTGCTTCAACATCCGGGAATTCACCGAAGGTCAGGAAGTTGGTGGTTCCGCCTATTCCGGCCCAGTCTTTATAGTAAGATGCGACCATCAACAGATCGGGGATGTAGCATTCGTTAACAAATGCCATTGTTTCGTTGTAGAGATCCTTGAACTCCTGAATGCGTTTGGGAGTCAGGGAATCGTAACAGGTTACACCGCCAACGATGGTAAACTGGGTGTGCGGGTTTTTAGCACCGAAAACAGCCATTGCGCGAGCAGCCTTAACCTGAAGGTGGAGACCTTCAAGGTAGTGAGCAGTAGCAATGAGGTTTTCTTCAGGACGCAGGTAGTAAGCGTCGTGGCCACCGAGAAAGTAAGCGTTGGTAAAGATACCGAGCTGGCCGGAATCAACAAACTTTTTAAGTTTATCCTGAACAGCTTTCAGGTCTTCGGGCTTGGTTACGCGGGAAGACTGGCTGTTGGCGATTTTTGCAGCCTTGACAGGATCAGCTTGAAGTGCGCTTACAACATCAACCCAGTCAAGGGCATGCAGATGATAGAAGTGCACAATGTGGTCATGCAGGTATTGTGCGCCCAGCACGAGGTTACGGATAAGACGTGCATTATCGGGCAGGTTTTTATCAACGCCAACAGCATTATCAACACAACGGGTGGATGCCAGCGCATGGGTATAAGTACATACACCGCAGGAACGCTGGGTGAAATGCTGTGCATCGCGGGGGTCACGGCCTTTCAGGATAATTTCCAGACCACGGAATAACTGAGAGCTACTCCAGACATTACTTACTTTACCGTTTTCGACCTCAACCTCGATCTTGAGGTGTCCCTCAATCCTGGTAAGCGGGTCGACAATCACCGGACCGGTGTATTTTTTATCATAAGGGGTCGCCATTACAGCGGGGCCCGATTTAGCCTTGCAACCAGACATATACAATCCTCCAAAAGAATTGAAAGTTAGTTTAATAACTTCAAATTGTTGAGAGCACTAACTCTGCTCGTAGAACGGGCTCATTTCATCCCAGAAATCGGGCTCACTGCAACCGATACAGGGGTGGCCGGCCTCTACAGGCCAGTTGGTCTGATTAAACTTGACTTTCGGACAGTTGTTGTAGGTGTCCGGTCCCTTACATCCCAGCTCGTACAGGCAGTAGCCTTTTTTAGCTTCTTCGGAGGAGAAGGAAGGTGCAAATTCATCATTATCAAAATGCTTGAGTCTCGGACAGTTGTCATGCACAGACTCACCGTAGAAAAGAGTCGGGCGACCGACATCATCAAGCTCGGGGATACCTTTGGTCAGGTAATGAACAACGGTACCGACAAAGTTGAACGGGTTGGTCGGGCAGCCGGGCAGGTTTACGGTAGTTACGCCGCCAAGTGCTTCGGAAACACCTTTAGACTTGGACGGGTTGGGTGCAGCAGCCTGAACTCCGCCGTAACAGGCGCAGGTGCCGATACAGATAGTTGCTTTTGCGTGAGGAACTATTTCCTGCACGATTTCAAGCATGGTCTTACCACCGACTTTACCCCAGGCACCACCTTCAATGGTAGGAATAGCGCCTTCAACTACACAGATATAGCCTTCGGGAGAATGAACTGCCTGATGCAGTGCTTCTTCTGCTGCATGACCTGCGGCAGCCATGATGGTTTCATGGTAGTCGAGGGAAATTGTGTCGAGAATAAGGGCATCAATATACGGAGAAACAGTACGAAGAACAGCTTCTGAACAACCGGTACATTCAGCTGCATGCAGATAAACAACAGAAGGACGCTTTTTCATGGTCAGGGCTTCCGCTACAGTCGGCGCAAAAGCGGGTCCCATTCCCATAACAGCGGCAGTTGTTGCGCAGAACTTCATGAAATCGCGGCGGGAGACGCCATTCTGCTCCAGGCGTTTTTCCGCTCCATCTTTTCCGAGTCCCACAGAGAATTTCATAAAAACCTCCATCCTCTAATTAAAGATAAGTGGGGTTACCACCCAGCATTGCAGCCTCCAATCCGAGCCGAAAACATATTCGTCTCAAAACCGCAATGCGTACTAATTTTGTTATCCACCAACACATATTTCAGACAACAAGACTCTGATTATGTCTTTCATATATGTGCTAATGTATTGAAAATTCTAATTACTCTTAAATCATTTAACTATCACTGCGTCAACCCAAAATAGAAGATTATTGTTTTAGATGCTTGTTTTTCAGAATTATAGATAAAATTAGCACCAAGTATTACGTTTTTAAAAATCATATTCTTTTAGTTCGATGTATAATTTAAGTGTAATCAAAATAAACCGAAGCTTATCATCTTGATAGCATGGCCAAAGTTCGCACTATTTATGTTAAAAGTAACACGCAAAATATCGCAAAAAAAACGCAGCCTGTTAGGGCTGCGTTTCAAGGAACAATATTTTTTTTTAAGTGTTATTTAGTACGAATTCGCTCCAGACGCTCCAGCACTTTTACCTTGATTTCAGCAAAAATATCTTCAGGAGTCTGATCAGCATCTACAACAACGATTCGTTCATTATTTAGAGCCGCCCAGGTCAGGTATCCTTCACGAACGCGATTATGGAACTCGAGAGATTCCGCCTCAAACCGCCCTTCTTCCTGCATCTTGTTTTCCTGCAGATTGCGGGTCATAGCCCGTTTCAGGCCTATTTCAGGATCAAGATCAAGCAGAACGGTCAAGTCAGGCCAGTTGCCCGAGACAGCAACATCATTGAGTTCTCGCAAAAGTTTGGGATCAAGACCCCGGCCATACCCCTGATAAACTATAGTAGAATCGGCAAAGCGGTCGGAAATGATAATTTTACCTGCTTCCACAGCGGGCTTGATCACCTGCCCTACATGCTGGGCGCGATCAGCCAGATAAAGAAAAAGTTCACATTCACCTGTTATGTCGGTGCTATCCATATTAAGGAGTATTTTCCGTAACTCTCTGCCGATACGGCTTCCTCCCGGCTCAAGCGTTACATCCACTTCATGCCCGGACTCTTGGAGAAAAGCAGTCAGTTTTTTTATCTGGGTAGTTTTTCCGGTACCTTCTATCCCTTCAAAGGTAATGAACATTGAGCCTCCGATTTTTTGAGTTCACACTTGCTTGACGGGTTATCAGGTGATTTTTCCGCCTTATATAAATATCTGTCCAGAAACCGCTGATACGGAGTCCAGTTGCTTTCCGAGCCTTCCAATTTACCTAATTCAGCAAAAATTGTATTCATTTTTGCGTCAATATTGTCGGCAAAATGCAGAATAAACGCTTCCGGGGTCTTAGGCCGTTTAGGGGCACCGAATTCATATTCCCCGTGATGGGAAAGAATGAGATGCTTCAAGTGAAGCTTTAACTTTGGATCAAGGTCTTTTGTTTTTTGCAGAAAAGGCTCGAGGATTTCCACCCCGATGTGAATATGGCCCAGCAAACGCCCTTCATCGGTGTAATCATTAGTAAGTCCCCCGGAAAGTTCCCACGCCTTGCCGAGATCATGAAAAATAGCCGCAGCCAGTACCACCTGCCGGTCAACTTCCGGATAGTTGTCACAAATGGACATGCACAACTTGGCTACAGCCAGAGTATGCTCCAGCAGCCCCCCAACATAAGCATGGTGAACAGCCTTTGCACCTGTTGCTACGAGCAGCCTTCCGCTGACGGTTTCATCTTTTAAAACCCTGCGGCAAAATTTTTTCCATGGGATATGGACCATATGCTCAGCTATAAGGTAATCCAACTCCTGCATCATGTCTTCCGGTTTTTCTGCACTCGAGGGAAGAAAATCAGTAATGTCCAAACCGCAAAGATCAGGATCCAGCACGTCAAGCATTTCGACTGTAAGCTGAGGCTTATCTCTGAATGAACCGACCAATCCTCCGGCGGCTACGAACATCCCCGCCTCAAGTTGCCGGAAATTTTGACTTAACGGACTCCATATCTTGGCTTCCACAGTTCCGGAATTATCCTGAAGACGCAGGTTCCAGAAGGGACCGTTCCTTGACTCACGTAATTGGGCATCACCGATGAGGAATATATCTTTTACTCTCTCTCCGTTTATAAGATCTTTAATATATGTATATTTTTGCGACACTTCTTGCTATTCCTGAATTGCTTTGATACCTCGCCAACAGGCGATGTGTTTTTTGTCTTGCCAAGGGCTATTAATATAACTGCCCGTAATTTGTATTCATAGTCAACCCACGGGTTGGCTGTCCAATTATTTTTGTAATGTCACCGGAGAAAGCTGATGAATATCCTTCTTACCAATGATGACGGGATTCAGGCTATCGGACTGCGGGCCCTATATCACGGACTAAAAAAAGCCGGGATGAATGTTCAGGTTGTTGCCCCTGTCGCGGAACAGTCCGCAGTAGGACACGCCGTATCGCTCTCCTCGCCCCTTCGTGTCAAGAGATTTGAAGAGGACGGCTTTACCGGGCTGGGGGTTTACGGTACTCCGGTGGATTGCGTCAAGCTGGGACTGACCACACTGCTGCAAACCAAACCGGACATTGTGGTTTCGGGCATCAACAGCGGCGCCAATGTGGGTGTGGATATTTTATACTCTGGAACTGTCTCTGCAGCAACAGAGGGTGCGCTCATGGGCTACCCGGCGATGGCTGTATCCTATGACAGCTTCAAGCCGGAAGAACTGACTGATCAGGGGGCCTACTGTGCTGAGCTTCTCAAAAAAATCCCCTGGAGCGATCTTGACGACAAAACCGTGATCAACCTTAATTTTCCGGCTGTACCGGTCAAGGATGCCGGTGCGTTGAAAATATGCCGCCACACCCGTGTTTCATGGCAGGACTGGTATGAAACGCGTGAAGATCCGCGCGGACATAAATATTACTGGCTGGACGGGGTTATGCCCAAGGAAAAAATCAGTCCCGGAACTGATCGCGACCTGCTGAGCAAAGGCCATATCACCATGACTCCATTGCATTTTGATTTCACCGATCGGGAGGCAATTGCAACTCTGGAGCAAAGTTTTGGTATATAGTCCATGTCCTTTTGCAAGAGGATGTGGACATTTTGTTTCAAGATAGGATATATAAAGTATATTTGGAACCAATTTGCGGCAACAAGAACTGGATAAGGGAAGTACGGGAGATAAAAATTCATTGTCTGCTGTAAGCAATTTCAGGAAGAATGCCGCGACATCATTTAAGTATAGTTATCCACTAAGGAGGATTACATGCCACTAGTTTCGCCCAAGGAAATGTTCGAGGGAGCCTATGCCGGCGGCTATGCCATTGGCGCGTTCAACGTGAACAACATGGAAATCATTCAGGGAATCATGGAAGCGGGCAGCGAGGAGAACGCTCCCCTTATCCTTCAGGTTTCCGCCGGTGCTAAAAAATACGCAGGACTGGGCTACATTACCAAACTGATGGAAGCCGCCCTGCTGGAAAGCGATCTTCCGGTCGTGTTGCATCTCGATCACGGCGCAAACTTTGAAATCTGCAAAGAAGTAATCGACGGCGGATTTACCTCCGTAATGATTGACGGTTCACATCTTCCTTTTGAAGAAAATATCGCTGAGACCAAAAAAGTAGTAGAATACGCCCACAGTAAAGGTGTCTGGGTAGAAGCAGAACTGGGACGTCTCGCAGGCGTTGAAGAACATGTTGTTTCCGAAAAAACCATCTACACCGATCCTGATGAAGCAGTAGAATTCGTAGAACGCACTGGTTGTGATTCTCTTGCCATCGCAATCGGTACCAGCCACGGTGCTTACAAATTCACCGGGGAAGCAAAGCTCGATTTTGAACGCCTTGATAAAATCGGCTCTATGATGCCCGATTACCCCATCGTACTGCACGGTGCATCCAGCGTAGTTCCCGAGTTCGTAGCCATGGCAAATGAGTATGGCGGTGAAATCGGCGGAGCTAAGGGCGTTCCCGAAGAACTGCTGCGCAAGGCTGCTTCAAAAGCGGTCTGCAAAATCAATATCGACACCGATATACGTCTGGCCATGACTGCAGTTATCCGTAAGTTCATGAAGGAAAACCCCTCTGCCTTCGACCCCAGAGGTTATCTCGGTGAAGCCCGCAAGGCTGTTAAGGAAATGGTCCGCCACAAAATTATCAATGTGCTGGGCTGCTCCAATAAAGCATAATTTTTACAGGTCGTTTCCAGGGAATAAACGGCCTGTATTAAACTAAACCAGGGCCCCGCATCTTATATAGATGCCAAAGGGAAGCATGTCTCCGGGCCGAATCACCGCCGCAAACAGGGAAAATAGCGGCTGCTGGGTGATCTGCCGCCACTTTTCCTGATTATTTTCCGGACACGCTAGGAAACTAGTCCGTAATTTCAGGGAACAGGAGACAGAATAAGGAGAAAACAAGCAATGGCTGTAAAAGTTGGTATTAATGGGTTTGGCAGAATCGGGCGCTACCTCGTCCGCCTGATTCACGACAGTAAAGAATTCGATCTCGTAGCCATTAACGCCCGTGCATCAAATGAAGACCTCGCTCTTCTGTTCAAACACGATTCCGTACATGGAACCTTCCATGCCGATGTTGAAGCTAATGATGACGGCTTCACCATCAACGGCAAACAGATCAAGGTTACCAGATGCGCTCCCGGTGAGTGGATTTGGAAAGATCTCGGTTGTGACATGGTTGTTGAAACCACAGGTAAATTCCGCGACCGCGCCAGCTGCGAAAAGCATATGGCCTGCGGCGCTAAAAAAGTTGTAATCAGTTCCCCCGGCATTGATTCCGATGCTACAATCGTAATGGGTGTAAACGACGGTGACCTCAAACCGGAACACAATATCATTTCCGGCGCATCCTGCACCACAAACTGTCTTGCTCCCGTAGCTAAAGTCATCAACGATGAATTCGGCCTTGAACGCGGACTGATGACTACTGTCCACGCCTACACCATGAGCCAGAGGGTTCTGGACGGTTCCCATAAGGATATCCGCCGGGCAAGAGCCTGCGCGGTAAACATGGTTCCCACCACTACCGGAGCAGCCAAGGCTGTAACCATGGTTATCCCGGAACTGAAAGGCAAACTGGACGGCATGTCCATCCGTGTTCCCACACCCAATGTCTCCCTTGTGGACCTTACCTGCGACCTTGGCCGCAGCACCACCAAGGAAGAAGTCAACGCAGTACTTGCCAAGGCTGCTAACGAACATATGGGCTACACTGAAAAGCCCCTTGTCTCCACCGACTATCTCGGCGACACCCACGGCGGTGTTGTTGACGGTCCTTGCACCGAAGTCATGGACGGCAAAATGCTTAAGCTCATCATCTGGTACGATAACGAAGCCAGCTTCACAAACCAGCTTGTCCGTTTGATGGATAAAGTGTCTGGAATGATGTAGCAAGAGTTCCCATTGCAATTAAAATCCCTCTTGATCCTTTCGGGTTGAGAGGGATTTTTTTTGTGCCTGCAGTAAAAAATTACCAGTAATTCATCCAAATTGTCATTGACCTTTCCAATTCAACAACGTTCTAGATTTGTATTTAATTTCATAGTATTCAGGTAGTATGTTTGAATCTGACGGCCAGCGGTTAAAGGCTGATAATAAAATATTCCTTATTGATTTCCTGCTCTTCTATTTGCTTGTATCCTGTTTCTGCTACTTTCTTTACAAAGGGACCGAAACACTTGGTTATAATTGGCAGTGGTTCAGGGTACCCGGATTTATTTTTTCCATTAATGACGGCCAGTTCATCCCCGGTCCACTGTTGCAAGGGCTCTGGGTAACGCTCAAGATTACCGGCCTGAGTTTCATATTAACCTTCGCCATAGGACTGGGTACGGCTATCATGCGTCTTTCCAGTTCTTTTACAGCCAGAAGCCTTGCCCGCATATATCTTGAGATAATTCGTAATACCCCGTTGCTTATTCAGCTTTTTTTTATATATTTTGTAATCGCTCCCATAATCGGTATTGACGGCTTCTGGGCATCGGTCATCGCGCTGAGTATGTTTGAGGGAGCCTATGCTTCCGAAATATTTCGGGCAGGGATAACTTCTATTGACCGCGGACAATGGGAGGCGGCATTCAGTCTGGGGGGAGATAAACGATTTGCTTATTACAATGTCATCCTGCCGCAGGCTGTGCCGCGCATAGCTCCTCCCCTTGCAGGACAGGCCATAGCTCTGGTTAAAGATTCCGCACTGGTCAGCACCGTTGCTATTTACGACCTGACCATGCAGGGCCAATCCATAATTTCCGAAACTTTTTTAACTTTTGAAATATGGTTTACCGTTGCAGCCATATATTTATCAATTACGCTTTTGCTTTCATGGACGCTGGATAATGCGGCCCGTAAATTCAAAAGCGCATGGTAATCACCACATAACATTCCGGAGGAAAAAATGACCTTATGGAAAACCGTCAGCGTAGGCATCACTACTGTGCTCCTGATCATGGGCCTCTCATCCGCTGTCTGGGCTGGAGACGCCAGACAGAATCTTTCACAGGATAG encodes the following:
- a CDS encoding HyaD/HybD family hydrogenase maturation endopeptidase gives rise to the protein MDKKILVLGVGNILFTDEGIGVKVVNELMSQYSFSDNVEIMDGGTLGTKLMGPMMDCDFLIVVDAVLGNDEPGSVYRLTGEDLRRSLAFKDSMHQTDLLDTMVLCELCDRRPECVVIGVEPKDYETMHDEVSDVTLERLPFMMEKVLEEVSAAGGSYEKTA
- the tmk gene encoding dTMP kinase; protein product: MFITFEGIEGTGKTTQIKKLTAFLQESGHEVDVTLEPGGSRIGRELRKILLNMDSTDITGECELFLYLADRAQHVGQVIKPAVEAGKIIISDRFADSTIVYQGYGRGLDPKLLRELNDVAVSGNWPDLTVLLDLDPEIGLKRAMTRNLQENKMQEEGRFEAESLEFHNRVREGYLTWAALNNERIVVVDADQTPEDIFAEIKVKVLERLERIRTK
- a CDS encoding hydrogenase small subunit, which produces MKFSVGLGKDGAEKRLEQNGVSRRDFMKFCATTAAVMGMGPAFAPTVAEALTMKKRPSVVYLHAAECTGCSEAVLRTVSPYIDALILDTISLDYHETIMAAAGHAAEEALHQAVHSPEGYICVVEGAIPTIEGGAWGKVGGKTMLEIVQEIVPHAKATICIGTCACYGGVQAAAPNPSKSKGVSEALGGVTTVNLPGCPTNPFNFVGTVVHYLTKGIPELDDVGRPTLFYGESVHDNCPRLKHFDNDEFAPSFSSEEAKKGYCLYELGCKGPDTYNNCPKVKFNQTNWPVEAGHPCIGCSEPDFWDEMSPFYEQS
- a CDS encoding nickel-dependent hydrogenase large subunit — translated: MSGCKAKSGPAVMATPYDKKYTGPVIVDPLTRIEGHLKIEVEVENGKVSNVWSSSQLFRGLEIILKGRDPRDAQHFTQRSCGVCTYTHALASTRCVDNAVGVDKNLPDNARLIRNLVLGAQYLHDHIVHFYHLHALDWVDVVSALQADPVKAAKIANSQSSRVTKPEDLKAVQDKLKKFVDSGQLGIFTNAYFLGGHDAYYLRPEENLIATAHYLEGLHLQVKAARAMAVFGAKNPHTQFTIVGGVTCYDSLTPKRIQEFKDLYNETMAFVNECYIPDLLMVASYYKDWAGIGGTTNFLTFGEFPDVEADINSRFLEQGVIMNRDLSNVMDFNPDSIKEDISHSWYNGDSSLHPYDGETEPKYTNYEDRDRYSWMKAPRYKGESMEVGPLAQMLVSYARGNKAVVPVVNHVLSTLGVGPEALFSTLGRTAARGIETVVAGTKMVEWVNNLEDNVASGNTDLAVEWEMPDEAEGVGFVGAPRGGLSHWIKIKGGKIENFQLVVPSTWNLGPRCNQNKMSAVEEALMGTPIADAKRPVEILRTVHSYDPCIACGVHVIDAATNEVHKFKIL
- a CDS encoding HD domain-containing protein, producing MSQKYTYIKDLINGERVKDIFLIGDAQLRESRNGPFWNLRLQDNSGTVEAKIWSPLSQNFRQLEAGMFVAAGGLVGSFRDKPQLTVEMLDVLDPDLCGLDITDFLPSSAEKPEDMMQELDYLIAEHMVHIPWKKFCRRVLKDETVSGRLLVATGAKAVHHAYVGGLLEHTLAVAKLCMSICDNYPEVDRQVVLAAAIFHDLGKAWELSGGLTNDYTDEGRLLGHIHIGVEILEPFLQKTKDLDPKLKLHLKHLILSHHGEYEFGAPKRPKTPEAFILHFADNIDAKMNTIFAELGKLEGSESNWTPYQRFLDRYLYKAEKSPDNPSSKCELKKSEAQCSLPLKG
- the gap gene encoding type I glyceraldehyde-3-phosphate dehydrogenase, which produces MAVKVGINGFGRIGRYLVRLIHDSKEFDLVAINARASNEDLALLFKHDSVHGTFHADVEANDDGFTINGKQIKVTRCAPGEWIWKDLGCDMVVETTGKFRDRASCEKHMACGAKKVVISSPGIDSDATIVMGVNDGDLKPEHNIISGASCTTNCLAPVAKVINDEFGLERGLMTTVHAYTMSQRVLDGSHKDIRRARACAVNMVPTTTGAAKAVTMVIPELKGKLDGMSIRVPTPNVSLVDLTCDLGRSTTKEEVNAVLAKAANEHMGYTEKPLVSTDYLGDTHGGVVDGPCTEVMDGKMLKLIIWYDNEASFTNQLVRLMDKVSGMM
- a CDS encoding HypC/HybG/HupF family hydrogenase formation chaperone: MCLAIPVQIKSIENQVAKCKVGEGETYLDASLMLLPDEVEIGDYLIVHAGFALRKLDPKEAEETLKILRDMIELTEAERNKACNA
- a CDS encoding amino acid ABC transporter permease, with product MFESDGQRLKADNKIFLIDFLLFYLLVSCFCYFLYKGTETLGYNWQWFRVPGFIFSINDGQFIPGPLLQGLWVTLKITGLSFILTFAIGLGTAIMRLSSSFTARSLARIYLEIIRNTPLLIQLFFIYFVIAPIIGIDGFWASVIALSMFEGAYASEIFRAGITSIDRGQWEAAFSLGGDKRFAYYNVILPQAVPRIAPPLAGQAIALVKDSALVSTVAIYDLTMQGQSIISETFLTFEIWFTVAAIYLSITLLLSWTLDNAARKFKSAW
- the fba gene encoding class II fructose-1,6-bisphosphate aldolase is translated as MPLVSPKEMFEGAYAGGYAIGAFNVNNMEIIQGIMEAGSEENAPLILQVSAGAKKYAGLGYITKLMEAALLESDLPVVLHLDHGANFEICKEVIDGGFTSVMIDGSHLPFEENIAETKKVVEYAHSKGVWVEAELGRLAGVEEHVVSEKTIYTDPDEAVEFVERTGCDSLAIAIGTSHGAYKFTGEAKLDFERLDKIGSMMPDYPIVLHGASSVVPEFVAMANEYGGEIGGAKGVPEELLRKAASKAVCKINIDTDIRLAMTAVIRKFMKENPSAFDPRGYLGEARKAVKEMVRHKIINVLGCSNKA
- the surE gene encoding 5'/3'-nucleotidase SurE yields the protein MNILLTNDDGIQAIGLRALYHGLKKAGMNVQVVAPVAEQSAVGHAVSLSSPLRVKRFEEDGFTGLGVYGTPVDCVKLGLTTLLQTKPDIVVSGINSGANVGVDILYSGTVSAATEGALMGYPAMAVSYDSFKPEELTDQGAYCAELLKKIPWSDLDDKTVINLNFPAVPVKDAGALKICRHTRVSWQDWYETREDPRGHKYYWLDGVMPKEKISPGTDRDLLSKGHITMTPLHFDFTDREAIATLEQSFGI